In Marinobacterium sp. LSUCC0821, the DNA window TATCTCCACCAGATTCACCGCCAGCACCGTCTCCACCTGTATCATCTGCCCAGCTATCACCATCTAGAGAGATGCTGATTGTGTCTAGATCAACGTCCAATGGTGGATCAAGGTTGTAGGTCACGATCTCTGGGAAGAGGAAGATCAGTGTGAGTGACAACAGCATGATCAGGATAAATGGAATCGCACCCTTATAGATCTCCTGGGTCTTCATGCCATGAATGTTCTCACCCGTCACAGCATCTTGGTAATCATCTTTCGGCGCGACACTGCGCAGATAGAAGAGTGCAAAACCAAATGGTGGTGTTAGGAAAGACATCGACATGTTAAGACCAACCAATACAAGGAACCAGATCATATCGATACCCATATTCTGGGCTACAGGCCCGATCAATGGCATAAGAATGAACGCGATCTCGAAGAAGTCGATGAAGAAACCAAGAATGAAGACGATGACGCTGACAAACAGCACAAAGCCCATCTCACCGCCTGGAATAAAGCTGAATAGATGCTCAATCCAAAGGTCACCATTAATTGCTCGGAAAGAGAGTGCAAAAATTGATGAGCCAACAAGAATGAACATTACGAAGGTCGACAATTTAGCGGTTGAATCCAACGCACCCTTAACGACATCCCAAGTAAGTCGGCGACGAAGTATAGAAAGCAACAGCGCACCCACAGCACCCATTGCACCACCCTCGGTTGGCGTAGCCCACCCGATGAAGATTGTCCCCAGCACAAGGAAGATCAAAATAACTGGTGGCAGCATCGCTGTCAGAATTGAGATGTAGAGTTCAGAACCGCGCAGAGTGCGTGCATCTTCCGGCAGTGGCGGAACCATCGAAGGCTTAACAATCGACAGAACAAACATGTAAATCAGCAGGAAGCTCACCACCATCAAAGCTGGGAACAGTGCACCGGTGTAAGCATCTTTAACCGATACCGATAACACATCAGCCAGTACGATGAGGACCAGTGAAGGGGGTATGATCTGAGCAAGCGAACCCGCGCCCGTCAAAAGACCTGCAGCTGTAGGGTAGTGATACTTGTAACGCATCATCACTGGCAGAGAAATCAGACCCATCGAGATAACCGAAGCGGCTACCACACCAGTCGTTGCTGCAAGTAGTGCACCTACAAGTATAACTGCATAGCCCAAGCCACCCGGTACACGACCAAATAGCTGACCGGCTGACTCTAGAAGGTCCTCCGCCATACCGGAGCGCTGCAGGATAATCCCCATAAAGGTAAAGAACGGGATCGCCAGGAGAGTATCGTTCTGCATAATGCCGTAGATACGCTCAGGAATAGCCTGTAAAAGAACAAAGTCTAGAAGCCCAAGCTCATGACCAATGAGCGCGAAAAGAATACCATTTGCTGCAAGACTAAAAGCAACAGGGAAACCAGAAAGAAGGAAGAAGATCAGCGAGCCGAACATGATCGGCGCGAGGTTATCCGTTAGAAACTCCATTTATGCTTTCTCCTTCTCATCGTCCATGCTGACGGTTGCATGGCCACCATGTGCTAACGGATCTTCAATTAAACCTTTCAAGAATGCCCAACGCTTAACGAGCTCGCTTAACCCTTGCAAAAAGAGAAGGCCAAAACCAATTGGGATCATAGCTCGCACTGGCCAGCGAATAAGACCGCCCGCGTTAGCACTCACCTCTTGGTTAATATAAGTCTCAACAAGGTTAGGGATCGATTGCAGCGTGATGTATAGAGTCACTGGCAAGACAAATAGGAGGAGCCCGAAGAAATCGATCCAGTTTCGAGTACGTGGCGACATGCGCTGACTCATTACGTCAATTCGAACATGCTCATTCACTTTAAGCACATAACCCGCAGCGAATGTGAAAACAGCAGCAAAAAGGTACCACTGCAACTCCAGCATCGCATTCGACGCTATGTTGAACATGTAGCGTGTTGTTGCATTACCAGCACTGACCAGCACTGCAGCAAGAATTAGCCATTTGATGTAGCGTCCAACGAATGAGTTTAAGCAGTCGACGGCACTAGAGAACTTTAGCAAAGCATTCATCCCTAAAAGCGCTCCGAAATTAATAGTTTTAATTTTTAATAGACTGCAGTTTGCCCAGTTTAGTACTTAGGCACAACAGACGCCGGCTCTGGTAGGACCAGTTAGCCTTCGATAGTAGACCAAAGTATTAGATTACAAATAGCCGTTTATGAATAACCTAGGACTGTTGTCGATTTCGTATTCCAAAATGAATTCGTAATCCTTCCTAGAAAAATAAATGCCCTTCGGGACAAGTAAAGGAAAAATCATGAAACGTAGAGATCTGTTTAAAGGTGCTGTACTTGCAGCAGCGGTATCATCAGCTACTGCACTACAGGCAGCTGAACTTCCAGAAATTAGCTGGCGTCTACAGTCAGCTGTACCACCAGGCATTGGCTTCTACATGGGTGGTGTCTACTTCGCTGAAGAAGTAGAGAAGATGACTAACGGTAAATTCAAAATCCGCGTTTTCCCAGCTGGTGAAATCGTGGGTACGATGCAGATCTTTGATGCGGTATCAGACGGTACAGTTGAAGCGGGTCACACAGCGTCTTACTACTACTACGGTAAGAACCCTGCATTCGCACTAGATACTACTATCCCATTCGGTCTTAACTACCGTCAGTTCCAGGCTTGGTACAACCACGGTGGTGGTGGCGAAATGATCAAAGATCTATTCGCTAAATCGAACATCGTTCCTTTCCCAGCTGGTAACACTGGTGTACAGATGGGCGGCTGGTACAACAAAGAGATCAAATCTCTTGCTGACCTTCAGGGTCTGAAAATGCGTATCGGTGGTATGGGCGGTAAGATCATCGAGAAGCTTGGTGTAGTACCTCAGTCTATCCCAGGCGGCGATATCTTCCCTTCTCTTGAGAAAGGTACTATCGACGCAGCTGAATGGGTTGGTCCATTCGATGACATGAAGATGGGCTTCAACAAGGTTGCTAAGTTCTACTACACTCCAGGTTGGTGGGAAGCAGCTCCAAACCTTTCTGTATACATCAACAAAGAGAAGTTCGACTCTCTACCAGTTGAGTACCAGAACATCGTTGCAGCAGCAGCTGAAGTTGCTAACGTAAAAACAACTGCGTTCTACGATGCGAAGAACCCAGAAGCACTTAAGACCATCCTAGCGGGCGGTACTAAGATGAAGATCTTCCCGAAAGATGTAATGGATGGTGCTTGGGATGCTGCACAGCAGACTTACGCAGAGCTTGAAGCATCTAGCGAAGACTTCAAAAAGATCTACGGCAGCATGAAGCAGTTCCAGAAAGATCAGAACCAGTGGATGAGCGTATCAGAAGGTCCACTAGACTCTTACATGCAGCGTAAGCTTAAGTAATCAGTCCTCTTTGATCTGAATATAAAACCAGCCTGCGGGCTGGTTTTTTGTTTTTGTCGTTAAACTCCGACAAAACATTTGCAACAGCTAAATGATTTCTATAGTATGTCGCGTCTCGAATTTTAGGTTGAAGTCCATACACTTCAGCCAAAACTAAAAGTGGACTTGTAAGTAGGACAAGGCAATGAAAAGAACATTTCAACCAAGCGTACTAAAGCGTAAGCGTACTCACGGTTTCCGTGCACGCATGGCTACTAAGAACGGCCGTCAGGTTCTGGCACGTCGTCGTTCACGTGGTCGCGCTCGCCTAGCTGCTTAATAGCGGTCTAGCGCAGCCATATGGCTGAGTTCGAATACCCTCGCCAGTTACGTCTGTTAACTGGCGGTGACTTTAAAAGGGTATTCGACAAAGCCGACTTCAAGGTCAGCGACAACCACCTGCTGATACTTGCCCGTAAAAACAAAACTGAACAACCCCGCATCGGTTTTGTCCTTTCGAAAAAAAATATCCGAAGAGCCGTGAATCGAAACCGTATTCGACGTATCATTCGCGAGTCATTTAGGCTGAACCAACATCAACTGCCCCAGGTAGATATCGTTATTCTTGCACGCAAGGGTATTGATCAGCTCGAAAATCCAGATGTACATAAACTGATTTCGAAGAGTTGGAACAGACTAAACAAGCAAGCTTTTAAAGCGCAAACCTCAGAAAAAGGTAAGGTTTAACCCGCCATGGATGTACAGCGAGTCATATTAATTGCAGCACTGGCATTGATCTCATATATGATGGTCCTCCAGTGGAATGCAGACTACAACAACCCAGTAGCTTCTCAACCTACTCAGGCTGAAACAGTTTCTGCATACCAACCTGCTAGTAGCGATCTTCCAAGCACTGCTGCACCAGCAAACAGCGATCTTCCAACTGCCGCAAACAGTGTAACTAGCACAGTAGCTGCAGCATCAGGAAAGTTGATCAGTGTTACAACTGATAACCTAGCTGTTCTAATCGACCCACGTGGCGGCGATATTATCGAAGTTAAATTGCTAAACCACACTGCTAAATTGAACGAGAAAGATCCATTTGTCCTTCTTGAGCAGAATGCGAACCGCACCTACGTTGCACAATCAGGTTTAGTTGGTGCTAACGGCCCAGATGCAGCGGCTGAAGGTCGCCCTCTCTACTCTTCAACATCAGATAGCTACGCTATGGGTGATGCTGATTCACTAACTGTGGATCTAAACCTTGACCAAAATGGCGTGATTATCACTAAGAGCTTCACGTTCACTCGTGCTAGCAACGCTGTTGCAATGAACTACACTATCAACAACCAGAGCAGTGCTAATTGGCAGGGTGCTCTGTTTGGCCAGATCAAACGTGATGCAAGCGAAGACCCTTCTCAAACCACTGATATGGGCATGCAATCTTACCTAGGTACTGTCTTCTCAACAGAGGCTGACAACTACCAGAAGATCTCATTTAGCGATATCGACGATAAGCGTTTCAGCCAGACCAGCCCTAACGGTTGGGTTGCAATGGTTCAGCACTATTTCCTAAGTGCATGGGTTCCAGCTCCTGGCCAAGATTACAGCTACACTGCACGCAAGCTAAATGGCAACTACATCGCAGGCTTCATGTCTCCAGCGATCAATGTAGCGCCTGGTGCTAGCGGTGAAGCTTCTGCTGTATTTTATGCAGGCCCTAAAGATACAGACCAGCTAGAGAAGATTGCACCTAACCTCGACCTAACCATCGACTTCGGTATTCTCTTCTTCATTGCATCACCAATGTACATGCTATTGAAGTGGATCTACTCAATGGTAGGTAACTTCGGTGTGGCGATTATCTGTATCACTATTTTGGTTAAAGCTGCACTGTTCCACCTGAATGCTAAAGCGTTCAAATCGATGGCTAAGATGCGTAAGTTTGGTCCAGAGATGACGCGTCTGAAAGAGCTCTACGGCGATGATCGTCAGAAGATGTCACAAGAGATGATGAAGCTCTACTCGAAAGAGAAGATCAATCCACTGGGTGGTTGTCTGCCTATTCTTGCTCAGATGCCTATCTTCATCTCGCTCTACTGGGTATTGATGGAAGCGGTTGAGCTACGTCATGCACCTTTCGTCCTCTACATTCAGGACCTTTCGCAGATGGACC includes these proteins:
- the rpmH gene encoding 50S ribosomal protein L34, which gives rise to MKRTFQPSVLKRKRTHGFRARMATKNGRQVLARRRSRGRARLAA
- the rnpA gene encoding ribonuclease P protein component, with the protein product MAEFEYPRQLRLLTGGDFKRVFDKADFKVSDNHLLILARKNKTEQPRIGFVLSKKNIRRAVNRNRIRRIIRESFRLNQHQLPQVDIVILARKGIDQLENPDVHKLISKSWNRLNKQAFKAQTSEKGKV
- a CDS encoding TRAP transporter substrate-binding protein, encoding MKRRDLFKGAVLAAAVSSATALQAAELPEISWRLQSAVPPGIGFYMGGVYFAEEVEKMTNGKFKIRVFPAGEIVGTMQIFDAVSDGTVEAGHTASYYYYGKNPAFALDTTIPFGLNYRQFQAWYNHGGGGEMIKDLFAKSNIVPFPAGNTGVQMGGWYNKEIKSLADLQGLKMRIGGMGGKIIEKLGVVPQSIPGGDIFPSLEKGTIDAAEWVGPFDDMKMGFNKVAKFYYTPGWWEAAPNLSVYINKEKFDSLPVEYQNIVAAAAEVANVKTTAFYDAKNPEALKTILAGGTKMKIFPKDVMDGAWDAAQQTYAELEASSEDFKKIYGSMKQFQKDQNQWMSVSEGPLDSYMQRKLK
- a CDS encoding TRAP transporter small permease subunit codes for the protein MNALLKFSSAVDCLNSFVGRYIKWLILAAVLVSAGNATTRYMFNIASNAMLELQWYLFAAVFTFAAGYVLKVNEHVRIDVMSQRMSPRTRNWIDFFGLLLFVLPVTLYITLQSIPNLVETYINQEVSANAGGLIRWPVRAMIPIGFGLLFLQGLSELVKRWAFLKGLIEDPLAHGGHATVSMDDEKEKA
- the yidC gene encoding membrane protein insertase YidC, with the protein product MDVQRVILIAALALISYMMVLQWNADYNNPVASQPTQAETVSAYQPASSDLPSTAAPANSDLPTAANSVTSTVAAASGKLISVTTDNLAVLIDPRGGDIIEVKLLNHTAKLNEKDPFVLLEQNANRTYVAQSGLVGANGPDAAAEGRPLYSSTSDSYAMGDADSLTVDLNLDQNGVIITKSFTFTRASNAVAMNYTINNQSSANWQGALFGQIKRDASEDPSQTTDMGMQSYLGTVFSTEADNYQKISFSDIDDKRFSQTSPNGWVAMVQHYFLSAWVPAPGQDYSYTARKLNGNYIAGFMSPAINVAPGASGEASAVFYAGPKDTDQLEKIAPNLDLTIDFGILFFIASPMYMLLKWIYSMVGNFGVAIICITILVKAALFHLNAKAFKSMAKMRKFGPEMTRLKELYGDDRQKMSQEMMKLYSKEKINPLGGCLPILAQMPIFISLYWVLMEAVELRHAPFVLYIQDLSQMDPYFIMPILMGATMFIQQMLNPTPPDPMQAKIMKMLPIMFTFFFLWFPAGLVLYWLVNNVLSIAQQYVINKQIESGELK
- a CDS encoding TRAP transporter large permease subunit; the protein is MEFLTDNLAPIMFGSLIFFLLSGFPVAFSLAANGILFALIGHELGLLDFVLLQAIPERIYGIMQNDTLLAIPFFTFMGIILQRSGMAEDLLESAGQLFGRVPGGLGYAVILVGALLAATTGVVAASVISMGLISLPVMMRYKYHYPTAAGLLTGAGSLAQIIPPSLVLIVLADVLSVSVKDAYTGALFPALMVVSFLLIYMFVLSIVKPSMVPPLPEDARTLRGSELYISILTAMLPPVILIFLVLGTIFIGWATPTEGGAMGAVGALLLSILRRRLTWDVVKGALDSTAKLSTFVMFILVGSSIFALSFRAINGDLWIEHLFSFIPGGEMGFVLFVSVIVFILGFFIDFFEIAFILMPLIGPVAQNMGIDMIWFLVLVGLNMSMSFLTPPFGFALFYLRSVAPKDDYQDAVTGENIHGMKTQEIYKGAIPFILIMLLSLTLIFLFPEIVTYNLDPPLDVDLDTISISLDGDSWADDTGGDGAGGESGGDNWGASDPWK